The following coding sequences are from one Nicotiana tomentosiformis chromosome 3, ASM39032v3, whole genome shotgun sequence window:
- the LOC104113153 gene encoding NAC domain-containing protein 54 isoform X2: MAPVGLPPGFRFHPTDEELVNYYLKRKIHGQEIELDIIPEVDLYKCEPWELAEKSFLPSRDPEWYFFGPRDRKYPNGFRTNRATRAGYWKSTGKDRRVSSQNRAIGMKKTLVYYRGRAPQGIRTDWVMHEYRLDDKECDEISSIQDSYALCRVFKKNGVCSEIEELGQPSTVPSFEYPLTQSINVHEYETTSPDVPLASSSCMEEEEEEKDDSWMQFITEDAWCSSNSPFQGEEISPLAFTN, encoded by the exons ATGGCACCCGTTGGACTACCACCTGGTTTTAGGTTCCATCCCACTGATGAAGAGCTTGTCAATTATTATCTAAAGAGAAAAATTCATGGTCAAGAAATTGAACTTGATATTATTCCTGAAGTTGATCTCTACAAATGTGAGCCTTGGGAATTAGCAG AGAAATCATTTTTGCCAAGTAGGGATCCAGAATGGTATTTCTTTGGTCCAAGGGACAGGAAATATCCAAATGGATTCAGAACGAATAGAGCGACAAGAGCTGGATACTGGAAATCTACAGGGAAAGATCGGAGAGTAAGTTCACAGAATAGGGCAATTGGAATGAAGAAAACACTGGTTTACTACAGGGGAAGAGCACCTCAGGGGATTAGGACTGATTGGGTAATGCATGAATATCGACTGGATGATAAAGAATGCGACGAAATCTCCAGCATTCAG GATTCATATGCATTGTGTCGTGTTTTCAAGAAAAATGGTGTTTGTTCTGAAATAGAAGAGCTAGGCCAACCTAGTACTGTACCATCATTTGAGTACCCATTAACCCAAAGCATTAATGTTCATGAGTACGAAACGACATCGCCTGATGTACCATTAGCATCATCTTCCTgtatggaagaagaagaagaagaaaaggatgaTTCTTGGATGCAGTTCATTACAGAAGATGCATGGTGTTCTTCCAACTCTCCCTTTCAAGGCGAAGAGATCTCTCCACTTGCTTTCACAAACTAA
- the LOC104113153 gene encoding NAC domain-containing protein 54 isoform X1, which translates to MAPVGLPPGFRFHPTDEELVNYYLKRKIHGQEIELDIIPEVDLYKCEPWELAEKSFLPSRDPEWYFFGPRDRKYPNGFRTNRATRAGYWKSTGKDRRVSSQNRAIGMKKTLVYYRGRAPQGIRTDWVMHEYRLDDKECDEISSIQVDSYALCRVFKKNGVCSEIEELGQPSTVPSFEYPLTQSINVHEYETTSPDVPLASSSCMEEEEEEKDDSWMQFITEDAWCSSNSPFQGEEISPLAFTN; encoded by the exons ATGGCACCCGTTGGACTACCACCTGGTTTTAGGTTCCATCCCACTGATGAAGAGCTTGTCAATTATTATCTAAAGAGAAAAATTCATGGTCAAGAAATTGAACTTGATATTATTCCTGAAGTTGATCTCTACAAATGTGAGCCTTGGGAATTAGCAG AGAAATCATTTTTGCCAAGTAGGGATCCAGAATGGTATTTCTTTGGTCCAAGGGACAGGAAATATCCAAATGGATTCAGAACGAATAGAGCGACAAGAGCTGGATACTGGAAATCTACAGGGAAAGATCGGAGAGTAAGTTCACAGAATAGGGCAATTGGAATGAAGAAAACACTGGTTTACTACAGGGGAAGAGCACCTCAGGGGATTAGGACTGATTGGGTAATGCATGAATATCGACTGGATGATAAAGAATGCGACGAAATCTCCAGCATTCAGGTA GATTCATATGCATTGTGTCGTGTTTTCAAGAAAAATGGTGTTTGTTCTGAAATAGAAGAGCTAGGCCAACCTAGTACTGTACCATCATTTGAGTACCCATTAACCCAAAGCATTAATGTTCATGAGTACGAAACGACATCGCCTGATGTACCATTAGCATCATCTTCCTgtatggaagaagaagaagaagaaaaggatgaTTCTTGGATGCAGTTCATTACAGAAGATGCATGGTGTTCTTCCAACTCTCCCTTTCAAGGCGAAGAGATCTCTCCACTTGCTTTCACAAACTAA
- the LOC104113156 gene encoding uncharacterized protein isoform X2, with translation MFCLCRHHRVPSLISKFRTTTIASVPRITTGSGVSVTSNCSRGETKPPPSTQMKRPAVLYHYPCPDGAFAALAAHLYFSSIHITPLYFPNTVYSPLRAEDLPLNEIDHVYLLDFVGPSGFVPQLHSKVDCVVVLDHHKTARELLGGGTYVSENLIKVIDMGRSGATIAYDYFKEKLINGGDNNRAADGNALKIGEFDRVRRLFEYIEDRDLWRWKLPDSKAFSSGLDDRNIEYDVNFNPSLFQQLLALDLKSVIEQGKISLSHKQKRIDEVFEKSFEIALGAGTFGCCLAVNADSLSELRSELGNQLAVRSRNMKLRGIGAVVYKVPELENDQMLKVSLRSIGDEDTTSISQAFGGGGHRNASSFMLNSAEFENWKVSNRTST, from the exons ATGTTCTGCTTGTGTAGACATCATAGAGTTCCCAGTTTGATTTCCAAGTTTAGGACTACGACAATTGCCTCAGTACCTCGTATAACAACAGGAAGCGGCGTTAGCGTTACCAGCAACTGTTCCCGAGGAGAAACAAAACCGCCGCCGTCAACCCAGATGAAGAGACCCGCAGTTCTTTACCATTACCCCTGCCCCGATGGAGCTTTTGCTGCTTTGGCCGCTCACCTTTATTTTTCTTCCATACACATAACTCCTCTTTACTTCCCAAACACCGTTTACTCTCCTCTCAG GGCGGAAGACCTTCCTCTAAATGAAATTGATCATGTTTACCTCTTGGATTTTGTGGGTCCATCTGGTTTTGTTCCCCAACTCCACTCTAAAGTTGACTG TGTTGTTGTATTAGACCATCACAAGACTGCACGAGAGCTGTTAGGTGGAGGGACATATGTGAGTGAAAATTTGATTAAAGTGATCGACATGGGTAGAAGTGGGGCTACGATTGCTTATGATTATTTCAAGGAGAAGCTCATAAATGGGGGGGACAATAACAGAGCTGCCGATGGCAATGCACTAAAGATTGGTGAATTTGACAGAGTGAGGAGATTATTCGAATATATAGAGGACAGAGATTTGTGGAGATGGAAACTTCCAGACAGTAAAGCATTCAGCAGCGGCTTGGATGatcgtaatattgaatatgatgTCAATTTTAACCCCTCCTTGTTTCAACAG TTGCTTGCTTTGGATCTAAAATCTGTTATTGAGCAAGGAAAGATAAGTTTGTCCCACAAGCAGAAACGAATTGATGAGGTCTTTGAGAAGTCATTTGAGATAGCACTTGGAGCTGGAACATTTGGTTGTTGCCTG GCAGTTAATGCAGATTCTTTGTCCGAGTTAAGAAGTGAGCTTGGGAACCAGTTGGCTGTTAGAAGTCGTAATATGAAGTTGAG GGGGATTGGAGCTGTTGTTTATAAGGTACCGGAGCTTGAAAATGATCAAATGTTAAAAGTTAGTCTGAGGAGCATTGGTGATGAGGATACGACATCTATCTCTCAG GCATTTGGTGGTGGTGGGCATCGAAATGCCAGTTCGTTTATGTTAAACTCAGCTGAGTTTGAGAATTGGAAGGTTTCAAATAGAACTTCGACATAG
- the LOC104113156 gene encoding uncharacterized protein isoform X1 yields the protein MFCLCRHHRVPSLISKFRTTTIASVPRITTGSGVSVTSNCSRGETKPPPSTQMKRPAVLYHYPCPDGAFAALAAHLYFSSIHITPLYFPNTVYSPLRAEDLPLNEIDHVYLLDFVGPSGFVPQLHSKVDCVVVLDHHKTARELLGGGTYVSENLIKVIDMGRSGATIAYDYFKEKLINGGDNNRAADGNALKIGEFDRVRRLFEYIEDRDLWRWKLPDSKAFSSGLDDRNIEYDVNFNPSLFQQLLALDLKSVIEQGKISLSHKQKRIDEVFEKSFEIALGAGTFGCCLAVNADSLSELRSELGNQLAVRSRNMKLRGIGAVVYKVPELENDQMLKVSLRSIGDEDTTSISQVLRAFGGGGHRNASSFMLNSAEFENWKVSNRTST from the exons ATGTTCTGCTTGTGTAGACATCATAGAGTTCCCAGTTTGATTTCCAAGTTTAGGACTACGACAATTGCCTCAGTACCTCGTATAACAACAGGAAGCGGCGTTAGCGTTACCAGCAACTGTTCCCGAGGAGAAACAAAACCGCCGCCGTCAACCCAGATGAAGAGACCCGCAGTTCTTTACCATTACCCCTGCCCCGATGGAGCTTTTGCTGCTTTGGCCGCTCACCTTTATTTTTCTTCCATACACATAACTCCTCTTTACTTCCCAAACACCGTTTACTCTCCTCTCAG GGCGGAAGACCTTCCTCTAAATGAAATTGATCATGTTTACCTCTTGGATTTTGTGGGTCCATCTGGTTTTGTTCCCCAACTCCACTCTAAAGTTGACTG TGTTGTTGTATTAGACCATCACAAGACTGCACGAGAGCTGTTAGGTGGAGGGACATATGTGAGTGAAAATTTGATTAAAGTGATCGACATGGGTAGAAGTGGGGCTACGATTGCTTATGATTATTTCAAGGAGAAGCTCATAAATGGGGGGGACAATAACAGAGCTGCCGATGGCAATGCACTAAAGATTGGTGAATTTGACAGAGTGAGGAGATTATTCGAATATATAGAGGACAGAGATTTGTGGAGATGGAAACTTCCAGACAGTAAAGCATTCAGCAGCGGCTTGGATGatcgtaatattgaatatgatgTCAATTTTAACCCCTCCTTGTTTCAACAG TTGCTTGCTTTGGATCTAAAATCTGTTATTGAGCAAGGAAAGATAAGTTTGTCCCACAAGCAGAAACGAATTGATGAGGTCTTTGAGAAGTCATTTGAGATAGCACTTGGAGCTGGAACATTTGGTTGTTGCCTG GCAGTTAATGCAGATTCTTTGTCCGAGTTAAGAAGTGAGCTTGGGAACCAGTTGGCTGTTAGAAGTCGTAATATGAAGTTGAG GGGGATTGGAGCTGTTGTTTATAAGGTACCGGAGCTTGAAAATGATCAAATGTTAAAAGTTAGTCTGAGGAGCATTGGTGATGAGGATACGACATCTATCTCTCAGGTTCTTAGG GCATTTGGTGGTGGTGGGCATCGAAATGCCAGTTCGTTTATGTTAAACTCAGCTGAGTTTGAGAATTGGAAGGTTTCAAATAGAACTTCGACATAG
- the LOC104113154 gene encoding tubulin-folding cofactor B-like produces the protein MGSRLQIEGDESVLVRVTHSNIKSFSPEIRFSLQMTVEAVKEKLWKKCGTSVNSMSLELYDETGAKISVLSDNARPLGFYSPLDGYRLHVIDLDPSSVTSGGWLEDTSLVEKYTISEEAYGKLGGTFRKFKDTLPLKQPPGQESKISDNYMGDLCVNFKIGDRCEVEPGERRGTVKFVGQAETLAPGFWVGVQFDEPAGKHDGMVKGKRYFDCPPLHGAMVRPDKVKIGDYPEKDPFEEEEI, from the exons ATGGGATCTCGGTTACAGATTGAAGGAGATGAATCCGTACTTGTACGGGTCACTCATTCCAATATTAAGAGCTTTTCCCCTGAAATCCGGTTTTCTCTTCAG ATGACAGTGGAAGCCGTTAAAGAGAAGCTTTGGAAAAAGTGTGGTACTTCCGTCAATTCAATGTCCCTAGAGCTCTATGATGAAACTGGTGCTAAAATCTCAGTCCTAAGTGATAATGCAAGACCACTTGGTTTTTATTCCCCATTGGACGG TTATCGCCTGCATGTTATTGATCTTGATCCATCATCAGTGACTTCTGGAGGTTGGCTTGAGGACACATCACTTGTGGAAAAGTACACTATCTCTGAAGAGGCTTATGGGAAACTTGGCG GTACTTTCAGAAAATTCAAGGATACATTGCCGCTTAAGCAACCGCCTGGTCAAGAATCTAAA ATATCTGACAACTATATGGGAGATCTATGTGTTAATTTTAAG ATAGGGGACAGATGTGAAGTGGAACCTGGAGAGAGAAGAGGGACGGTCAAATTTGTTGGTCAGGCAGAAACACTTGCACCTGGGTTTTGGGTTGGAGTGCAGTTTGATGAACCAGCAGGAAAACATGACGGCAT GGTGAAAGGGAAACGTTACTTTGACTGCCCTCCCCTTCATGGTGCAATGGTCCGACCAGACAAAGTAAAG ATTGGAGATTATCCAGAAAAAGACCCCTTTGAGGAAGAGGAAATTTAA